The Arachis hypogaea cultivar Tifrunner chromosome 19, arahy.Tifrunner.gnm2.J5K5, whole genome shotgun sequence genome has a window encoding:
- the LOC112779112 gene encoding magnesium transporter MRS2-1, with amino-acid sequence MADLKDPLLPPKLATTINIREAVNRPMGAGRQLYQGVDVLELKKRGQSLRSWIRVDMSGDSQIIEVDKFTMMRRCDLPARDLRLLDPLFVYPSTILGREKAIVINLEQIRCIITAEEVFLLHSLDSYSWNYVMELQRRLASTSVGEPGDVWQSDNFDVNRSRGSRNFDNDFRNNSSPDDLPFEFRALEVALESACTFLDSQVSELEIEAYPLLDELTSKISTLNLERARRLKSRLLALTRRVQKVRDEIEQLMDDDGDMAEMYLTEKKRRMESSFCGDQSLFKSIDAVSISAPVSPVSSPQAYRKLEKSMSSARSRHESTRSSDSATESIEELEMLLEAYFVVIDSTLNKLTSLKEYIDDTEDFINIQLDNVRNQLIQFELLLTTATFVVAIFSVVAGVFGMNFDISLFRVPKAFQWVLIITGICGILIFSAFVCFFKYRRLMPL; translated from the exons ATGGCAGACCTGAAAGATCCACTTCTCCCTCCAAAACTGGCAACGACCATCAACATAAGAGAGGCTGTGAATCGGCCTATGGGTGCCGGACGGCAGCTGTATCAAGGAGTGGATGTTCTTGAGCTGAAGAAGAGAGGGCAGAGTCTTCGGTCGTGGATACGAGTTGATATGTCAGGAGACTCACAGATAATTGAGGTAGACAAGTTTACTATGATGAGGCGTTGTGATCTTCCAGCGCGCGATCTTCGCCTATTGGATCCACTTTTTGTCTATCCATCAACAATCCTTGGAAGGGAAAAAGCTATTGTTATCAACTTAGAACAGATAAGGTGTATTATTACGGCCGAGGAGGTTTTTCTCCTGCATTCCTTGGACAGTTATTCATGGAACTATGTGATGGAGCTACAACGACGATTAGCATCGACCAGTGTTGGCGAGCCAGGAGATGTGTGGCAGTCAGACAATTTTGATGTGAACCGGAGCAGAGGAAGTAGGAATTTCGATAATGACTTTAGGAATAACTCGTCCCCGGATGACTTGCCATTTGAGTTCAGGGCACTGGAAGTTGCATTAGAGTCAGCATGCACATTTCTTGACTCTCAG GTGTCTGAGTTAGAAATTGAGGCTTATCCGTTGTTGGATGAACTAACATCTAAAATCAGTACTCTGAATTTGGAGCGTGCTCGTCGGCTGAAAAGCAGACTCCTTGCCCTGACTCGTAGGGTTCAGAAG GTTAGAGATGAAATAGAGCAGCTTATGGATGATGATGGTGATATGGCTGAGATGTATCTTACTGAGAAGAAAAGGCGAATGGAGTCATCATTCTGTGGAGATCAGTCTTTGTTTAAATCAATTGATGCCGTATCCATATCTGCTCCGGTTTCTCCTGTTTCGTCGCCTCAGGCTTATCGGAAACTTGAAAAGAGCATGAGCAGCGCTAGGAGCCGACATGAGAGCACGAGAAGTTCTGATAGTGCTACAGAAAGCATAGAAGAGCTTGAGATGTTACTAGAAGCATACTTTGTAGTAATTGATAGCACTCTAAACAAGTTGACATCG TTGAAAGAGTACATCGACGACACAGAAGATTTCATCAACATTCAACTG GATAACGTTCGGAATCAGCTCATCCAATTCGAGCTGTTGCTCACAACAGCAACATTTGTAGTTGCCATCTTTAGTGTTGTAGCAGGAGTATTTGGGATGAATTTTGATATCTCATTATTTAGGGTTCCTAAAGCATTTCAGTGGGTTCTTATAATCACAGGAATTTGTGGAATCCTCATATTTAGTGCATTTGTGTGCTTCTTCAAGTACAGAAGACTCATGCCCCTTTAG
- the LOC112779206 gene encoding uncharacterized protein, whose protein sequence is MKSETKAKVGSGGFRAKLDHYLYSGSPKHVFVGIVLITAVFSVPWFLRNRGTTHQSHQDYLERADKARSQRLSASSAATK, encoded by the exons atgaagAGCGAAACAAAAGCGAAGGTAGGAAGTGGTGGATTTAGGGCAAAATTGGATCACTATCTATATAGCGGTTCTCCAAAACATGTCTTCGTTGGCATAGTTCTCATCACTGCCGTTTTCTCCGTTCCTTGGTTCCTTAGAAACAGAG GAACCACACATCAATCTCATCAAGATTACTTGGAAAGAGCTGATAAAGCAAGGAGCCAAAGACTCTCAGCTAGTTCTGCTGCTACCAAGTGA
- the LOC112779907 gene encoding early nodulin-like protein 19, whose product MKMKMPHYYYSLCAMLLLVISGTTVVTATDHIVGANRGWNPGMNYTLWANNHTFYVGDLISFRYQKTQYNVFEVNQTGYDNCTTDSAVGNWSSGKDFIPLNKAKRYYFICGNGQCFNGMKVSVLVHPLPPPPSAAVAAEHSTKSASPPPVLLDWGLYSLIVSIVLHFYFGLDWIGFS is encoded by the exons ATGAAGATGAAGATGCCCCATTATTACTACTCATTGTGTGCAATGTTGCTTCTTGTGATTTCAGGCACCACTGTGGTTACAGCCACAGACCACATTGTTGGTGCAAACCGTGGCTGGAACCCTGGCATGAACTACACTCTTTGGGCCAATAACCACACTTTCTATGTTGGTGACCTCATTT CATTTAGGTACCAGAAGACACAGTACAATGTGTTTGAAGTGAACCAAACTGGCTATGATAACTGCACTACAGATAGTGCTGTTGGGAATTGGAGCAGTGGCAAGGATTTCATACCCTTAAATAAGGCCAAGAGATACTACTTTATTTGTGGCAATGGACAATGTTTCAATGGGATGAAGGTCTCTGTTCTTGTTCATCCTCTTCCGCCTCCTCCTTCGGCCGCTGTGGCCGCCGAACATTCGACAAAGTCAGCTTCTCCTCCTCCTGTGCTCTTGGATTGGGGACTCTACTCTTTAATAGTGTCTATTGTTTTACACTTTTATTTCGGTTTAGATTGGATTggatttagttaa
- the LOC112776624 gene encoding uncharacterized protein encodes MAFLQRIRNNKLKTAFTQLKNHRCYMRLPHSSSINSIPKPGTLRIPQPYWAFHDTPPLVSSSVRFFAAPIQFQSKWKKEEEDSIEGRRLNDQIKAQYVRLVFDDGNHSIISRFEALDRARKLKLDLVEVQRNGNPPVVKIMDYHKETYKKQEKEKERAKSKSELTLRKGECKEVRFSGKTEMKDLKMKADMVKKLMEKGYRVKCRATGSDTQETTGALSRLNALIEDVTVVESGPSVAKKDVFMIVRHAKYGPKKGGGAPRKFQDALEMALKAQEDNAESLTTSSSDSIEHGKHSSTKYGFEAAEEVGGSEKNSRDRNNACPSDYQNITTSDSVSPPEPENRYKRADRNKVQSHAQAPPAATENRYQRAEPRNRYQQTSSNNTGFNNRGPGTRDAARPNNQYIPPAGSRYSRPPNTNQRPGFGFSNAQRGPGEQGGQAGMRRNIEGNPQDSTQNSFGRDSW; translated from the exons ATGGCGTTTTTGCAACGAATCCGAAACAACAAGCTCAAAACAGCTTTCACCCAATTAAAGAACCATAGATGTTACATGCGGCTTCCTCATTCTTCATCCATCAATTCCATTCCAAAACCAGGCACTCTTCGGATTCCGCAGCCCTATTGGGCATTCCATGACACACCTCCTCTCGTTTCTAGTAGCGTGAGGTTTTTTGCTGCTCCCATTCAG TTTCAGAGTAagtggaagaaggaagaagaggactCCATTGAAGGGCGACGATTGAATGACCAAATCAAAGCTCAATATGTTAGGCTTGTATTTGACGATG GGAATCATTCAATAATATCAAGGTTTGAAGCACTTGATCGTGCCAGGAAGCTCAAACTTGATTTGGTTGAG GTTCAGAGGAATGGTAATCCACCTGTTGTAAAAATAATGGACTACCACAAGGAAACatacaagaaacaagaaaaggaaaaggagcgTGCTAAAAGCAAG TCTGAACTGACATTGCGAAAAGGAGAATGTAAGGAAGTGCGGTTTTCTGGAAAAACT GAAATGAAAGACCTGAAGATGAAAGCAGATATGGTTAAAAAGTTGATGGAAAAGGGATATCGTGTGAAG TGCAGGGCAACAGGCAGTGATACGCAGGAAACAACAGGAGCGTTATCCCGTCTAAATGCTCTG ATAGAAGATGTCACTGTTGTGGAAAGTGGACCAAGTGTGGCAAAAAAAGATGTATTTATGATTGTTAGACATGCCAAATATGGGCCTAAAAAAGGTGGTGGTGCTCCACGAAAATTTCAAGATGCTTTGGAGATGGCTCTTAAGGCTCAGGAAGATAATGCGGAATCATTAACAACTAGTTCTAGTGATTCTATCGAACATGGGAAGCACAGTTCTACTAAATATGGGTTTGAAGCTGCAGAGGAGGTAGGAGGATCAGAGAAAAATAGCAGAGACCGGAATAATGCTTGTCCTTCTGATTACCAAAACATTACCACAAGTGATTCAGTGTCTCCGCCTGAGCCAGAAAATAGGTATAAGAGAGCTGACCGTAACAAGGTTCAATCTCATGCACAAGCACCTCCTGCTGCAACTGAGAATAGATACCAAAGAGCCGAGCCAAGAAACCGATACCAACAAACATCGTCGAATAATACAGGTTTCAACAATAGAGGTCCTGGAACAAGGGATGCAGCAAGGCCAAACAATCAATATATTCCTCCTGCAGGATCAAGATACTCAAGGCCTCCTAACACCAATCAAAGACCCGGTTTTGGCTTTTCTAATGCTCAAAGAGGCCCTGGAGAACAAGGTGGACAAGCAGGGATGCGTAGAAACATAGAAGGGAACCCTCAGGATTCTACTCAGAATTCGTTCGGTCGTGACTCCTGGTAA